Sequence from the Ailuropoda melanoleuca isolate Jingjing chromosome 10, ASM200744v2, whole genome shotgun sequence genome:
ttatttACACTGTAAAAACACAATCTGTGTGTAAACTTTTCTCacaaaaaatacctttaaaacaTAACTAAAATTATTAGATATGGTATAAAAAGCCAAAAGAACAACCTGGACATGCTAATAAATAGTTAACAAGAAGTTCCAGAAATTGTGGACTGACattctcataaaatatttgagTGAAGGTTTATGCagatgtttcattaaaaaaacaaaaacaaaaacaaaaaaaccccaggggcacctggatgactcagttggttaagcatctgactcttgatttccactctggtcatgatctcagggttgtgagatggatgTGATATCAAGCCCCCCCACTGGACACcaccctgggcctggagcctgcttggaattctctctctccctttgcctctccgaTATGCACCccccctcaaaacaaaacaaaataaaacaactctaCCAAACTATTTAATAATAGTTGTCAAAtccaaaataacaaaagcaaacccattagaatgggttcaaacacTTATTTGGGtgctataattatttatttaaaaagaaagtgaccGCAGACTAAAATCTTAAATGGCTTtatgaaaatgttatattttgtaCTGATGGGGATGAGAATCTTATTAATGGTTTTCTAAAATGTATGGTAGGAAGGGTATATCAGACTTTGAGACTATCATATTAACTTGTAAAACTTTATTAAGGACCTAGTAAAATCTTCAGCAGATCTACTTTTTAATTCTGCGATCTTATGAACgtgacaattaaaaagaaatagacccAATTTTTACATGAACAAAAACTACAATTATTGATAATGAATAGTTTTATGCTAGTCGAATCTTAGAATTATCTTGATTTTTGTGACATCAGTTTTTAGTGGCATAATTATAAGGccaattaaaaaaactaatggTCTCTCTATTTTGGTTTGGAGTTTGATAggaaaatttcaggaaaacattttatgaGTTGCTactttctctttatctctaacACTGCTTTCCCTGCCCCCTCACTCCACATTCACTGACTCAGAGACTATTTGGAGAGTACACCTGTTTTAAATGGATCCACAGGAAATACCTATGTTGTCTTTTCATACTCTGACCCTGCATCTGGTTGGCTGAAATGTGAtcacgattaaaaaaaaaaaaaatgctgcccaCAGACTGAGGCAACTTCACTGTGACAACATTTactggaaggcagagggaatccagtttatatttattttccttccattaaGCTCTGGTATTGTacggtaggaaaaaaaaataagtaaaagggcAATGTCAGTTTAACCCTCAGAAGATTAGTATTAAGTTACACACCAGGCTTTGCTTCCAAACTCAGAATGATTTGTTTTGAAGCTGAACGCAATCTTCAAGCAGAAACAGTTATCTGACACCCCTTTATAACCTTTTATTTATAAACCTCTTGTCCAAAGTTCATCGTCTGTCCTGTTGTATTATACATTGACGTGCTATTTATAAATCTCCTGTGGAGGAGCACAGGGCAGTCCATCCGCTGGAACAGAATTTATAAGGtaagttcatagtgataaataGTCTATCAGTAAAAATCCAGTTGGGTTCAAAATAAAGAGTCACTCGGGAGCCCCCGGCGCGCGGGTTTACACCCCACGTCCAGGCCTCCACAGGTCCCTCCGCACGGAGCACCCGCCTTGGCCAGCGGGAACCACCTCCGCCACGATCCCCCTGGCTGCGACGTTTGTCCCCATTGGGGTCCCCTCCGTCAGGGCAGGTTTCCCGGCCTCCCGCCGGCCCCGTGCTCCTTCTCCGCCCCGCAGACGCCACCCGCCGCGGCTCCACAGCGCGCCGCGCGCTTCCCCAGCCCCGTCGCACTCTGAGGCCGCCCGCCCACAGGACGCCTAGGGGGCGCCCCGGCCCGGTCTCCCGGGGCCCCGCGAACGCAGGAGCAGAATGACGGAGATGACGAAAGAGCTGACGCCACGCCGCCCGGCCGCGGCCGCCGCTAGGGCCCGCCAACGCCGCCCCGCCCGCGCAGGTTGCCGGGCGCTTGCGGNNNNNNNNNNNNNNNNNNNNNNNNNNNNNNNNNNNNNNNNNNNNNNNNNNNNNNNNNNNNNNNNNNNNNNNNNNNNNNNNNNNNNNNNNNNNNNNNNNNNCGCGGCCGGCCGCGCCAGGGTTCCTCCGGCGCCAGCCCCCGCGCGCCCTGCGCCTCCAGCCCGCCAGCCTCGCCTTCCAGCCTGCCAGGCCTTTCGCGAACATGGCGCTTATCCCGTGCCAGGTGCTGAGGGTGGCGATCCTGCTGTCCTACTGCTCTATCCTGTGCAACTACAAGGCCATCGAAATGCCCTCGCATCAGACCTACGGCGGGAGCTGGAAATTCCTGACGTTCATTGATCTGGTAAggccttctgctcctctcccccgtCCGCCCTGCACCCCGAGTcggtgtgtgtgggtgggtgggtgcgcGGGCACCTGCGCGCGCGCGCCTCCAGCCTCCACCGGTGTCCTCGCCTCTTCCTCAGTGGTTGCGTCTAAAGGCCTCGCTGGCGCCGTAGCAGCTCCTCTGAACCACCCGTGTCATGGTAGCTGGGGCACGAGTGGAGGTGGGCACAGCCAGGTGGTGGGCTATTTGGAGGGGAACACAGACCTGCTTCTGAGAGGTGACATGGAAAGAGTCTCAACTTAACAAATGGATCAGACGACCCTGATCGTGAGTGGCCTCAGACCCGTTGGTCCTCAACGTGCTTTCCAGAGCACCCACCGTGGGATCAAGTTGCAGCAACTGAAGGAAACTGGGTATTGTTGAATTACTTGGAGCTTCCTCTGAAAGGACCAAAATCCTCGTAAGGAAGAGAAAGCGCCTAATAAAGTTGTCTTCTTTGCATCTCTTTTCTTGCCCCCATTGTCAGTAATTTACTTCTAACCTTTCTCCCAGAAACATTAGGGGAGAGGTTTTCAAAATGCATTACCAGTATGTCTTTACACTCCTTATATTTCCACCTAAGAGTTTTCAATAGTTTGCATAAGCAGCTCTGTTGGCACAACAGGATAGCCTTGGTAGttgcagttgtttttgttttttaaaaaagcttatcTACTTCCTGCACTAAAAAAAGGTCAGTATCAGAACATGAGCATAAGGCCCAATGATGAGCTGGGGTGAAATCTAGGAGTTTAAGGGGGAAAGGTGACTAATTTAGACTGGGTGAAACACACACTCAACGATGACCAAATATGGGTAGAGGGTTAGAACAAATCAAGGAGTTCCAAGGATTAGAGAAAATGTAGAAGTAAATCCTGGGACACCAGAACCGCCCATCCAAGGATTATACACAAGGTTGGCTGCATCAGCAAGATTACAGTCTCTAATTGGTGACCCTCCGTTTTGATGAAGACAACGTGATATGTGTGTTAAGATACTTCCAAAGGCTTAGGATCCCTCAAAGAAATGCAGTCAGAGGTGCTTTTGTTTAGAGACCCCACTTTATATCTGTTTCATGTTAGATACTTTCAAAGAAGAACTTAAGTGCTTTTTCTCAGCAGTTTCCAAACTATGTACGTGCTTTTGGGCTCCAAGACTTCCCGGGGTATAGAGGGTTTCAAGGGTTTCAGTTTTCAGATCCTCAACTTCCATCTCTTTCTCGAAACCGATCTGCCTCTGAGCACGGATAATGCCTGCTagttcttcctccttcttcctcatgACAAGGCTCTGTGCTGTATTTATCTGTTCCTTTTAGCATTCGGAATACAGATTGTCACCAAGACTGTCTTCCCGTTTCACTGAAAAAACGAAGTCAGACTTGTTTTGACAGAAAGTCTGATTGGGTTGATAGGCTTGTCAATGAGAATGGGCTCTGCCAGTTATGGGATAGAGCAGACATTTTCCATAGATTGAGTGAAAGCTGCAGCCCTGAGGTTCTGATAAATATGTATCAGAACATTCGAAATCGTGTTCCTTTTTCAAGTGTTTAAActtatgttaaaaatgtttagatgttatttaaaagtatgtgcatagattttcaaaattcttttagggGCTATGCAAATAAAATTCCTCTTGGATCACTCACTACCTTATCCCATTCCTAATCAGCCCTCACTTAGAGCTGGCCCACTCCAGTGTCGCCAAGGAGCAGGGCTGAGCTGAATGAAGTATTGTTGGAGACCCTACGGGGCCACAGGAGCTATGAATAGTCCTCAGAAGCCCCTTTGTGTTAGGTACAGTTTGGGGGAGCAAAGGTGGGGGTCAGCAGGTGAGAGGGGTAGAAATTGAGGGTATCAATTAACCCGTGAGCGATGACTAGTTCTCACATTGGCATTGCTTACTGTGTGTTAAAAAACAAgggtttcttggggcacctgggtggctcagtcattaagcgtctgccttcggctcagggcgtgatcccagggtcctgggatcgagccctgcatcgggctccatgctcagctgggagcctgcttcttcctctcccactccactccaccccccccacccccgccgcttgtgttccctctctcactggctgtctctctctctctgtcaaataaataaataaaatctttaaaattaaaaaaaaaaaccaaggctcTCATGAAGCAATATACTTCTCATTACCTTTGTATGACATGATACCACAGTAGAGCCAATTTGACTCTATGGAAACTGCCATACAGTTTCTATTTTCACATTTGATGACTGCACATgcctgttttaaatatttaatcaccACAAATACACTTTTGTCTACTAGAATTCAGGCCATAAATTCAAACTTGATTTGGTTTGTTTCATATTTAGATTCAGTTTGTGTAGGGCCTTCAGCCAGTTATCCAGACTTTTTACTTTCTGTGACTTTTGATCGGAatataataattatctttaatCAAGAGTTCCTGTGAGAAATTGTCTAGACTAAGTTCATCAAAACAGTCATGCAAAGTGTTATTCTTTTACTTGTTAGAGATTTAGAGTCTTTAGAGCTTATGCACTGTAAGGCTGTTGAGACAGTGACCTGCGCAATCCTTAGTAATGACATGAAAAAATTAGGCTACTATAATTTACctatttgatttttcctttttttgcatgtttatttatttttttttttaaagattttatttatttatttgacagagatagagacagccagagagagagggaacacaagcagagggagtgggagaggaagaagcaggctcctagcagaggagcctgatgtgggggctcgatcccacacactggaatcacgccctgagccgaaggcagacgtttaaccgctgtgccacccaggcgcccctttttgcATGTTTAAAACAAACTATGAACTTTATTACTTAGTCCCTTGGACAGTTGTAATGATTCTAAGCTACTTAGAGCAATTCTGGAAGAGGGTTTAGCTTCTAAAACTTTAATGAGAAGGCCCTTTTTCTAGCCAACTTGGATTGCAGAGTCAGGACATTATCCTGATGGCCACAGTCTGATTCCATGTTCCACCACATCTATTTACCAGAATGTAAGTCAGGAGTCTCAGGCTAGATGTGTCTGGGAGCAGATGGGTTCTGTGGCAGTGGCCATTCCAGCTATGTCCTTATCTTTCATCGAGTGTTACAGTCATCCCAATAGCATCAGAGCTCGTGGttaaaaactgaaacacaagTTTTTGCTATCAGTAATCTTACACTGTTCTTCCCCAAGAACTTCTTTTCTTGGCATTGAGAAACTGTAAGAGGGCTACAGTGTTTCAAAAATTCACgttagtaaataaaaatggaacagtCTTGGTGTGGTAGGCAGACTAATGACCCCTTAAAGATGGCTAATCCCTAGAACCTATGAGtatgttaggttacatggcaaaggaaaTTAAGGTTGCTAGTctgctgaccttaaaatagggaggtTATCCCAGATTATCCGTGTGGCCCAATGTAGTCACAAAGGTTCTTAAAAtggaaggaggcagaagggaagtGTCGGTTGGAAGAAGATCTGACTGTGGAAGAAAGTCACAGGGAGACACAACATTGCTGTGttggaaggtggaggaaggggccaagagccaaggaatgtgggagGTGTGTAGAagccagaaagaacagaaaataaattcttctctAGAGGCTTGAGAAGAAACCaaatcctgctgacaccttgattttagcccattgagacccattttggacttctgaactACAGGAccataaaacaataaatttgtgctgtttaagccactgactttatggtaatttgttatagcagcaatagaaaattagTACACTTGGTTTTAAATCCTCTGACccagaaaaaaacttaaatgtgGTCGTACTTATGCAGTGACTCAGCTAGTGCTTTATGTATATTAGAAAACTGGTTAGTTTTAGCATTAGCTTTAACCAAAATACAGGTTTTTGCCTACTGCATCCATG
This genomic interval carries:
- the AIG1 gene encoding androgen-induced gene 1 protein isoform X15, with amino-acid sequence MALIPCQVLRVAILLSYCSILCNYKAIEMPSHQTYGGSWKFLTFIDLWLRLKASLAP